CCTATGGGACCTAATACTGATATTCCAGGTGCAGACATTGGTACTAATTATAAGACTCAATCCTGGATGCTTGATGAATATGAACAAATTACTGGTGAACATTTACCACATGCTATTAATGACAAACCTTCAAGTATGGGAGGCACTGCAGGTAGTGCTGAAGCTACAGGTCTTGGAATATTCTTCGTTTCAATGGCCGCATTTGAAGATTATAATGTAAGTAAAGATGCTGATATTGTAGTTCAGGGATTTGGACAGGTTGGTGCTAACATAGCCAGATATCTTGATGATCAGGGATATAACATAATCGGTGTAAGTGATATTAGTGGAGGTCTTTATTTAGAATCAGGTTTTGATATTGCTGATTTACAGGAATATGTTGAAGAAAATGGTGTAATAGAAGGATATGGAAAAGGTGAAGAAATCAGTAATGAGGAATTGCTTGAATTGGATTGTGAAGTTTTAATTCCGGCAGCAGTTCAAAATGTACTTAATAAAGAAAATGCTGATAATGTTAAAGCTGACATTATAGTAGAAGCTGCTAATGGCCCTACAACTCCAAAGGCAGAAAAGATTTTTGAAGATAGAGGTATAACAATCGTCCCCGATGTTGTAGCAAATGCTGGGGGAGCAATAGTATGTCATTATGAGAGAATACAGGGGATTACTGATGATTATTGGAAGTTAGAAAAAGTAAATAATAAACTAAAAGATCAAATACTTGGTGCTTATAACTCCGCGAAGAGAGAAGCAGATAAAGCAGATAGTTCAT
Above is a window of Halanaerobiales bacterium DNA encoding:
- a CDS encoding Glu/Leu/Phe/Val dehydrogenase, which gives rise to MEKVSVFESALNALKTAGEKGGIDERVIRLLSRPKRVIDFSIPLKMDNGEFRLFEAYRVQYNDALGPTRDGTRFVPNLDLDEVKALGLFMTIKHAVSGVPAGGGKGGIKVDPSELSEWELERLTRGFIRNLKPMGPNTDIPGADIGTNYKTQSWMLDEYEQITGEHLPHAINDKPSSMGGTAGSAEATGLGIFFVSMAAFEDYNVSKDADIVVQGFGQVGANIARYLDDQGYNIIGVSDISGGLYLESGFDIADLQEYVEENGVIEGYGKGEEISNEELLELDCEVLIPAAVQNVLNKENADNVKADIIVEAANGPTTPKAEKIFEDRGITIVPDVVANAGGAIVCHYERIQGITDDYWKLEKVNNKLKDQILGAYNSAKREADKADSSLRTGAWITALKRVSESVKMRGWV